A DNA window from Caulobacter mirabilis contains the following coding sequences:
- a CDS encoding helix-turn-helix domain-containing protein, which translates to MGAISWPDGLCDNAEVTENPSLSFRSYGVGGVMHRHAHVQFVLPVLGELEIEVGGRGGRLDVARAAFVPEQTDHDQLGRGENRFLIIDCKTSELDEAALERLSRDPFLSIPAAARRLIEFIDLSRSGDFVPQAVTRHGLPLLLGALTAEPERASRLGSLLRRIEAAPGRAWTVERMAGEAGMSVSRLHAHFRRELDTTPQQWLTDQRLKAVQESLAGTDLPIAQLAFQAGYSDQSALTRALRRATGLTPAAYRKAHRR; encoded by the coding sequence TTGGGCGCAATTTCCTGGCCGGACGGCCTGTGCGACAATGCCGAGGTGACCGAGAACCCCTCCCTCAGCTTCCGCAGCTACGGCGTCGGCGGCGTCATGCACCGGCATGCGCACGTCCAGTTTGTGCTGCCCGTGCTGGGCGAGCTGGAGATCGAGGTCGGCGGCCGGGGCGGACGGCTGGACGTGGCCCGGGCCGCGTTCGTGCCGGAACAGACCGACCACGACCAGCTCGGGCGGGGCGAGAACCGCTTCCTGATCATCGACTGCAAAACCTCGGAGCTTGACGAGGCGGCGCTCGAGCGGCTGTCGCGCGATCCCTTCCTGTCGATCCCGGCGGCGGCGCGTCGGCTGATCGAGTTCATCGACCTGAGCCGGAGCGGCGATTTCGTGCCGCAGGCGGTGACGCGCCACGGCCTGCCGCTGCTGCTCGGCGCCCTGACGGCCGAGCCGGAGCGCGCCTCGCGCCTGGGATCGTTGCTGCGCCGGATCGAGGCGGCGCCCGGGCGGGCCTGGACGGTCGAGCGGATGGCCGGCGAGGCCGGGATGAGCGTCAGCCGCCTGCACGCCCATTTCCGACGGGAGCTGGATACGACGCCGCAGCAGTGGCTTACCGATCAGCGCCTGAAGGCGGTGCAGGAGAGCCTGGCCGGCACGGACCTTCCGATCGCCCAGCTGGCCTTCCAGGCCGGCTACTCCGACCAGAGCGCCCTGACCCGCGCCTTGCGGCGGGCCACGGGCCTGACCCCGGCGGCCTACCGGAAGGCGCACCGGCGCTAG
- the fumC gene encoding class II fumarate hydratase, producing the protein MTKTRIETDTFGPIEVAADRYWGAQAQRSLGNFKIGWEKQPLPVVRALGIVKRAAAETNRDLGKLDAKLADAIIQAANEVIEGKLNDHFPLVVWQTGSGTQSNMNANEVISNRAIEILGGEMGSKKPVHPNDHVNMSQSSNDTYPTAMHVACAEQVVSDLLPALKHLHAALKAKSEAWAHIIKIGRTHTQDATPLTLGQEFGGYAQQVENGIERIEQTLPKLMQLAQGGTAVGTGLNAPVGFAEMVAEKIAGITGLAFTTAPNKFEALAAHDAMVFSHGAINTVAASLFKIANDIRFLGSGPRAGLGELNLPENEPGSSIMPGKVNPTQCEALTQVCAQIFGNQATITFAGASGHFELNVFNPVMAYNFLQSVRLMADAAISFTDNCVVGIEPREDNIRHGLENSLMLVTALNGKLGYDLCAKIAKTAHKNGTTLREEAVGGGYLTNEEFDEWVRPEKMISPG; encoded by the coding sequence ATGACCAAGACGCGCATTGAAACCGACACCTTCGGCCCGATCGAGGTCGCCGCCGACCGCTACTGGGGCGCCCAGGCGCAGCGTTCGCTGGGCAACTTCAAGATCGGCTGGGAGAAGCAGCCCCTGCCCGTCGTCCGGGCCCTGGGCATCGTCAAGCGCGCCGCCGCCGAGACCAACCGCGACCTGGGCAAGCTGGATGCGAAGCTGGCCGACGCCATCATCCAGGCCGCCAATGAGGTCATCGAGGGCAAGCTGAACGACCACTTCCCGCTGGTCGTCTGGCAGACCGGCTCGGGCACCCAGTCGAACATGAACGCCAACGAGGTGATCTCGAACCGCGCCATCGAGATCCTGGGCGGCGAGATGGGCAGCAAGAAGCCCGTCCACCCGAACGACCACGTCAACATGAGCCAGTCGTCGAACGACACCTATCCGACGGCCATGCACGTGGCCTGCGCCGAACAGGTGGTCTCCGACCTGCTGCCGGCCCTGAAGCATCTGCACGCGGCCCTGAAGGCCAAGAGCGAGGCCTGGGCCCACATCATCAAGATCGGCCGCACCCACACCCAGGACGCCACCCCGCTGACGCTGGGCCAGGAGTTCGGCGGCTACGCCCAGCAGGTCGAGAACGGCATCGAGCGCATCGAACAGACCCTGCCCAAGCTGATGCAGCTGGCCCAGGGCGGCACCGCCGTCGGCACCGGCCTGAACGCCCCGGTCGGCTTCGCCGAGATGGTGGCCGAGAAGATCGCCGGCATCACCGGCCTGGCCTTCACCACCGCCCCGAACAAGTTCGAGGCCCTGGCCGCGCACGACGCCATGGTCTTCAGCCACGGCGCGATCAACACCGTCGCCGCCAGCCTGTTCAAGATCGCCAACGACATCCGCTTCCTGGGCTCCGGCCCGCGCGCGGGCCTCGGCGAGCTGAACCTGCCGGAGAACGAGCCGGGCAGCTCGATCATGCCGGGCAAGGTCAACCCGACCCAGTGCGAGGCCCTGACCCAGGTCTGCGCCCAGATCTTCGGCAACCAGGCGACCATCACCTTCGCCGGCGCCAGCGGCCATTTCGAGCTGAACGTCTTCAACCCGGTGATGGCCTACAACTTCCTGCAGTCGGTCCGCCTGATGGCCGACGCGGCGATCAGCTTCACCGACAACTGCGTCGTCGGCATCGAGCCGCGCGAGGACAACATCCGGCACGGTCTCGAGAACAGCCTGATGCTGGTCACCGCCCTGAACGGCAAGCTGGGCTACGACCTGTGCGCCAAGATCGCCAAGACCGCCCACAAGAACGGCACCACCCTGCGCGAGGAGGCCGTCGGCGGCGGCTACCTCACCAACGAGGAGTTCGACGAGTGGGTGCGCCCGGAGAAGATGATCTCGCCGGGGTGA
- a CDS encoding DMT family transporter yields the protein MNATDPIDRNRQIPLGVANGVAAGAVWGLVFLAPQLLKDFSAAQVSAGRYLAYGLIAALLLAPRWKAVAAMIGGAEWRALAGLSLLGNILYYLFLANAVWWAGGAAAALIVGLVPVVVSVAGTRFAGAIRFRRLAGPLALCLLGVVLVGWEALANDKTAHDPLTRAAGLACAFGALLSWTVYSVWNTRWLERRPDISGHDWSLLTGVTTGALALVLAVPAFLAPGQGGHGETDWGLFLGVSAGIAILASILGNGFWNRASRLLPLTLAGQMIVFETLFALLYGFVWEKRLPTGLEWIAIASLIAGVVWCARVHRAKGH from the coding sequence ATGAACGCGACGGACCCCATCGATCGGAACCGGCAGATCCCGCTGGGCGTCGCCAACGGCGTCGCCGCCGGCGCCGTCTGGGGGCTGGTGTTCCTGGCGCCGCAGCTGCTCAAGGACTTCTCGGCGGCGCAGGTGTCGGCCGGCCGCTACCTGGCCTACGGCCTGATCGCCGCCCTGTTGCTGGCGCCGCGGTGGAAAGCCGTGGCGGCGATGATTGGCGGGGCGGAATGGCGCGCCCTGGCCGGGCTGAGCCTGCTGGGCAACATCCTCTACTACCTGTTCCTGGCCAACGCCGTCTGGTGGGCGGGCGGAGCCGCAGCGGCCCTGATCGTCGGGCTGGTGCCGGTGGTCGTCAGCGTGGCCGGGACGCGGTTCGCCGGCGCGATCCGCTTCCGCCGCCTGGCCGGACCGCTGGCGCTGTGCCTGCTCGGCGTGGTGCTGGTCGGCTGGGAGGCCCTGGCCAACGACAAGACCGCCCACGACCCGCTGACCCGTGCGGCGGGGCTGGCCTGCGCCTTCGGGGCGCTGCTGTCCTGGACGGTCTATTCGGTCTGGAACACCCGCTGGCTGGAGCGGCGGCCCGACATCTCCGGCCATGACTGGAGCCTGCTGACCGGCGTGACCACCGGCGCCCTGGCCCTGGTCCTGGCGGTTCCGGCGTTTCTCGCGCCGGGGCAGGGCGGACACGGGGAGACCGACTGGGGGCTGTTCCTGGGCGTCAGCGCCGGCATCGCGATCCTGGCCTCGATCCTGGGCAACGGCTTCTGGAACCGCGCCAGCCGCCTGCTGCCGTTGACCCTGGCCGGGCAGATGATCGTGTTCGAGACCCTGTTTGCGCTGCTCTACGGCTTCGTCTGGGAGAAGCGCCTGCCGACCGGCCTGGAATGGATCGCCATCGCCAGCCTGATCGCCGGCGTCGTCTGGTGCGCCCGCGTGCATCGCGCCAAGGGTCACTGA
- a CDS encoding RusA family crossover junction endodeoxyribonuclease — MDDEWTGRGKVRAREADGVFEIVVDGLTTQAKYYKPLIYEFFRKEWRGARPAWGDFAVEILMDYEGDPPWLDLDNLAKAILDAIKGYTFHDDSQVARLLVERRPGGRERISVRVTRLA, encoded by the coding sequence ATGGACGACGAATGGACAGGCCGGGGCAAGGTGCGCGCGCGCGAGGCGGACGGCGTGTTCGAGATCGTCGTCGACGGGCTGACCACCCAGGCCAAGTACTACAAGCCGCTGATCTACGAGTTCTTCCGCAAGGAATGGCGCGGGGCGCGGCCGGCCTGGGGCGACTTCGCCGTCGAGATCCTGATGGACTACGAAGGCGATCCGCCCTGGCTGGACCTGGACAACCTGGCCAAGGCGATCCTGGACGCCATCAAGGGCTACACCTTCCACGATGACTCCCAGGTCGCCCGGCTGCTGGTCGAGCGGCGGCCCGGCGGCCGCGAGCGGATCAGCGTGCGGGTGACGCGGCTGGCTTGA
- a CDS encoding AAA family ATPase → MTGLTRPYWIAAEFVRGEGWDDDAYPFNLPVVRRTDSLAFHPRVTFLVGENGSGKSTLIEALAVAWGFNAEGGSRDHRFATHDSHSVLHQHIRPVRNSRDPRPHDGFFLRAESFFNVATYLEQTGGTRYGPRSLHQQSHGEAFFSLFENRLAGDGLYIMDEPEAALSPSRQLSFLAKLHELVLARSQLIIATHSPIILGYPDAWIYQASEHGLERVAYEDTEHYQITRGFLNRRQTYLDILMEPDPDAPKPR, encoded by the coding sequence ATGACCGGCCTGACCCGCCCCTACTGGATCGCCGCCGAGTTCGTTCGCGGCGAGGGCTGGGACGACGACGCCTATCCGTTCAACCTGCCGGTCGTGCGGCGGACGGACAGCCTCGCCTTCCATCCCCGCGTGACCTTCCTGGTCGGCGAGAACGGCTCGGGGAAGTCAACGCTGATCGAGGCCTTGGCAGTGGCCTGGGGCTTCAACGCCGAGGGCGGCTCGCGCGACCACCGCTTCGCGACGCACGACAGCCACTCCGTTCTGCACCAGCACATCCGGCCCGTCCGGAACAGCAGGGATCCCAGGCCGCACGACGGCTTCTTTCTGCGGGCCGAGAGCTTCTTCAACGTCGCCACCTACCTCGAGCAGACCGGCGGCACACGCTATGGGCCTCGGTCGCTGCACCAGCAGTCGCACGGCGAGGCCTTCTTCTCCCTGTTCGAGAACCGGCTGGCGGGCGACGGCCTCTACATCATGGACGAGCCCGAGGCGGCGCTGTCGCCCAGCCGGCAGCTGTCGTTCCTGGCCAAGCTGCACGAGCTGGTGCTGGCGCGGTCGCAGCTGATCATCGCCACCCATTCGCCGATCATCCTCGGCTATCCGGACGCCTGGATTTACCAGGCCTCGGAGCATGGGCTGGAGCGGGTCGCGTACGAGGACACCGAACACTACCAGATCACCCGCGGCTTCCTGAACCGGCGGCAGACCTATCTGGACATCCTGATGGAGCCCGACCCGGACGCGCCGAAGCCGCGATAA